From Caulobacter segnis, a single genomic window includes:
- a CDS encoding ABC transporter ATP-binding protein, with protein MTPLGEKIGNNAHKRGETALEAKKLVKRFKTGRTFIEVLKGVDFDARHGDVTMVMGPSGSGKSTLVAALSGLLKPDEGHVAALEADDLWALSRGKIDKFRLDHCGFIFQGFNLFPALTAKQQVMTALKYQGVGKGEAARRAQAALESVGLGPRVNQRPSELSGGEKQRVAIARALAKNPNLIFADEPTSALDGKSGETVIKLLRAAATERGAAVICVTHDPRLEAYADRVIHIEDGKILDDVRRTPDANPASLSH; from the coding sequence ATGACCCCCCTTGGCGAAAAGATTGGGAACAACGCGCACAAGCGCGGCGAGACGGCGCTCGAGGCCAAGAAACTGGTCAAGCGCTTCAAGACCGGCCGCACCTTCATCGAGGTGCTCAAGGGCGTGGACTTCGACGCTAGGCACGGCGACGTGACCATGGTCATGGGCCCCTCCGGCTCGGGCAAGTCGACGCTGGTGGCGGCGCTGTCGGGCCTGCTGAAGCCCGACGAGGGCCACGTGGCGGCGCTGGAGGCCGACGATCTCTGGGCGCTGTCACGCGGCAAGATCGACAAGTTCCGTCTCGACCACTGCGGCTTCATCTTCCAGGGCTTCAACCTGTTCCCGGCCCTGACGGCCAAGCAACAGGTGATGACCGCGCTGAAGTACCAGGGCGTCGGCAAGGGCGAGGCCGCCCGCCGGGCCCAGGCGGCGCTGGAATCGGTGGGCCTTGGCCCCCGCGTCAACCAGCGCCCCTCCGAACTGTCGGGCGGCGAGAAGCAGCGCGTGGCCATCGCCCGCGCTCTGGCCAAGAACCCGAACCTGATCTTCGCCGACGAACCGACCTCGGCCCTGGACGGCAAAAGCGGCGAAACGGTGATCAAGCTGTTGCGCGCGGCCGCCACCGAGCGCGGCGCGGCGGTGATCTGCGTAACCCACGACCCGCGGTTGGAGGCCTATGCCGACCGCGTCATCCACATCGAGGACGGCAAGATCCTGGACGACGTGCGGAGAACGCCCGACGCCAATCCTGCGTCGCTCAGCCACTGA
- a CDS encoding SDR family NAD(P)-dependent oxidoreductase yields MTDIRFDGKVAIVTGAGGGLGRQHALELARRGAKVVVNDLGGSVDGSGGSSEAAQKVVAEIEAFGGEAIAHGASVTDDAGVADMVKTTLEKWGRIDILIANAGILRDKTLTKMELADFELVMQVHVFGTFKPIKAVWDIMKAQNYGRIVVTTSSSGMYGNFGQSNYGAAKMAVLGLMNTLKLEGAKNDVKINAISPVAATRMTEGLMPPEVLAKLAPEYVTPGVVYLCSEEAPTGAILTAGAGAFALSRIYETEGVYLGEGGLSAEEVRDNWDKITAEDGQKAYFNGGEQGQKFFRKMAGG; encoded by the coding sequence ATGACGGACATCCGCTTCGACGGCAAGGTGGCGATCGTGACGGGCGCCGGCGGCGGGCTCGGCCGCCAGCACGCCCTGGAGCTGGCGCGTCGCGGGGCCAAGGTCGTGGTCAACGACCTGGGCGGCAGCGTCGACGGCTCGGGCGGCTCGTCCGAAGCGGCCCAGAAGGTCGTGGCCGAGATCGAGGCCTTTGGCGGCGAAGCCATCGCCCACGGCGCTTCGGTCACGGACGACGCCGGCGTCGCCGACATGGTCAAGACGACCCTGGAGAAGTGGGGCCGCATCGACATCCTGATCGCCAACGCCGGCATCCTGCGCGACAAGACCCTGACCAAGATGGAGCTGGCCGACTTCGAGCTGGTCATGCAGGTGCACGTGTTCGGCACCTTCAAGCCGATCAAGGCGGTCTGGGACATCATGAAGGCCCAGAACTACGGCCGCATCGTCGTGACGACCTCGTCGTCGGGCATGTACGGCAACTTCGGCCAGAGCAACTACGGCGCGGCCAAGATGGCGGTGCTGGGCCTGATGAACACCCTCAAGCTCGAGGGCGCCAAGAACGACGTGAAGATCAACGCCATCAGCCCGGTCGCGGCCACCCGCATGACCGAGGGCCTGATGCCGCCGGAGGTGCTGGCCAAGCTGGCCCCCGAATACGTCACCCCGGGCGTCGTCTATCTGTGCTCGGAAGAGGCCCCCACCGGCGCGATCCTGACCGCCGGCGCCGGGGCCTTCGCTCTGTCGCGGATCTACGAGACCGAAGGCGTCTACCTCGGCGAAGGCGGCCTCTCGGCCGAAGAGGTCCGTGACAACTGGGACAAGATCACTGCCGAGGATGGCCAGAAGGCCTACTTCAACGGTGGGGAACAGGGACAGAAGTTCTTCCGGAAGATGGCGGGAGGCTGA
- a CDS encoding HlyD family secretion protein has translation MPGFLRRPAFYIVLVVALLLGGGVFYMKGQAAEKKKKLEAAAAQEEPSPYAAIAQGKADVEGGVIQVAARRQGIVRDVYVQEGDVVKTGQPLAKQEDDDVRLASQTAQAALASARAQLQLFQVQLRTAQREYNRLQALSASNYVAAQRLDAARDQIASAQANIGAQQAAIQVASAQVAQAQYNQELTIIRAPADGRIARRQANPGAGASTLNVTAMFDLEPNTQRIVRAEIVEADIPNVKIGQEVEIQPESNPDLTYTGKVLRRAAVFGARKLASDDPSQRSDERVVEVVVSADGAPLLVGQRVLVKFMKPGQKAGVKRDKPAAPVAGGMTKKKA, from the coding sequence ATGCCCGGCTTCCTGCGCCGACCCGCCTTCTACATCGTCCTCGTCGTCGCGCTGCTGCTCGGCGGCGGCGTCTTCTACATGAAGGGCCAGGCGGCCGAGAAAAAGAAGAAGCTCGAGGCGGCCGCCGCCCAGGAGGAGCCCTCCCCCTATGCGGCGATCGCCCAGGGCAAGGCCGATGTCGAGGGCGGCGTGATCCAGGTGGCCGCCCGCCGCCAGGGCATCGTCCGCGACGTCTATGTCCAGGAAGGCGACGTCGTGAAGACCGGCCAGCCGCTGGCCAAGCAGGAGGACGACGATGTCCGCCTGGCGTCCCAGACCGCCCAAGCCGCCTTGGCCTCGGCCCGCGCCCAGTTGCAGCTCTTCCAGGTGCAGCTGCGCACCGCGCAGCGCGAGTACAATCGCCTGCAGGCGCTGAGCGCTTCGAACTATGTCGCCGCCCAGCGGCTGGACGCGGCCCGCGACCAGATCGCCTCGGCTCAGGCCAATATCGGCGCCCAGCAGGCGGCCATCCAGGTGGCCTCGGCCCAGGTCGCCCAGGCTCAGTACAACCAGGAACTGACGATCATCCGCGCCCCGGCCGACGGCCGCATCGCCCGCCGCCAGGCCAATCCGGGCGCCGGCGCCTCGACCCTGAACGTCACGGCGATGTTCGACCTCGAGCCGAACACCCAGCGCATCGTCCGCGCCGAGATCGTCGAGGCCGACATCCCCAACGTGAAGATCGGCCAGGAGGTCGAGATCCAGCCCGAGAGCAATCCGGACCTGACCTACACCGGCAAGGTCCTGCGCCGCGCCGCCGTCTTCGGCGCCCGCAAGCTGGCCTCGGACGACCCCAGCCAGCGCAGCGACGAACGCGTCGTCGAGGTGGTGGTCAGCGCCGACGGCGCCCCGCTGCTGGTCGGCCAGCGCGTGCTGGTGAAGTTCATGAAGCCGGGCCAGAAGGCGGGCGTGAAGCGGGATAAGCCCGCCGCGCCGGTGGCTGGTGGGATGACGAAGAAGAAGGCTTAG
- a CDS encoding Mrp/NBP35 family ATP-binding protein: MTGATPATPDDARAALDRIADPASGQGLVAAGLVQGLVVREGRAGFMLEVPASRVASYASVREAAEKALAALPGIQTAQVVLTAQAAEGATRVRKGAKVTEDPQARMVPPPEAEKPAHVRHVIAVASGKGGVGKSTISTNLAVAFAKMGLRVGLLDADIYGPSAPKMMGVDGDPLFENEKLQPLLAHGVKVMSIGFIVDEGRAMIWRGPMASSAVRQLIHDVAWGSENAPLDVLVVDLPPGTGDIQLTLVQKLRIDGAVLVTTPQEIALIDARRAAAMFEKTATPILGLIENMAFFADPSTGAPIPIFGEGGGVAEAERLKVPLLGRVPIEIAVRLGGDQGVPVVISEPKGQAAQVFGEAAGLLWKTIEP; the protein is encoded by the coding sequence GTGACCGGCGCAACTCCCGCTACCCCCGACGACGCCCGCGCGGCGCTGGACCGCATCGCCGATCCGGCCAGCGGGCAGGGGTTGGTCGCCGCCGGCCTGGTGCAAGGGTTGGTGGTCCGCGAGGGCCGCGCCGGCTTCATGCTGGAGGTCCCGGCCAGCCGGGTGGCCTCGTACGCCTCGGTCCGCGAGGCCGCCGAGAAGGCCCTGGCGGCGCTGCCGGGGATCCAGACCGCCCAGGTCGTGCTGACCGCCCAGGCTGCCGAGGGCGCGACCCGGGTGCGCAAGGGCGCCAAGGTCACCGAGGATCCGCAGGCCCGAATGGTCCCGCCGCCCGAGGCCGAGAAGCCCGCCCATGTCCGCCACGTGATCGCCGTGGCCTCGGGTAAGGGCGGGGTGGGCAAGTCCACCATCTCGACCAACCTGGCGGTCGCCTTCGCCAAGATGGGCCTGCGCGTGGGCCTGCTGGACGCCGACATCTACGGCCCCTCGGCCCCCAAGATGATGGGCGTCGACGGCGATCCGCTGTTCGAGAACGAGAAGCTGCAGCCGCTGCTGGCCCATGGCGTCAAGGTGATGTCGATCGGCTTCATCGTCGACGAGGGCCGGGCGATGATCTGGCGCGGCCCGATGGCCTCGTCGGCCGTGCGCCAGCTGATCCACGACGTGGCCTGGGGTTCGGAGAATGCGCCGCTGGACGTGCTGGTCGTCGACCTGCCGCCGGGCACCGGCGACATCCAGCTGACCCTGGTCCAGAAGCTGCGCATCGACGGGGCGGTGCTGGTCACCACGCCCCAGGAGATCGCCCTGATCGACGCCCGCCGCGCCGCGGCGATGTTCGAGAAGACCGCCACCCCGATCCTGGGCCTGATCGAGAACATGGCCTTCTTCGCAGATCCCTCGACCGGCGCGCCGATCCCGATCTTCGGCGAGGGCGGCGGCGTCGCCGAGGCCGAGCGGCTGAAGGTTCCGCTGCTGGGCCGCGTGCCGATCGAGATCGCCGTCCGCCTGGGCGGCGACCAGGGCGTCCCGGTGGTGATCTCCGAGCCGAAGGGGCAGGCGGCTCAGGTGTTCGGCGAGGCGGCAGGCTTGCTCTGGAAGACGATCGAGCCCTGA
- a CDS encoding outer membrane protein transport protein codes for MSLSRTSLAAGVALLALAAASQASASAFYLQEQSVRGTGRAYSGEVADKGVGSLWWNPASIAGIERSEAAFGLNLIQVDSKVTNSGSTITRPVPPTGLTTPVGGANTAFDPINDGVVPNGGVAFKVNDKLSLGLSVAAPYNFTTEYNADSWTRYDALKSHLRTINVDGVIAYRVNDMIDLGVGVTALYADAELTNALPNISPLQADGSQSLKGDGWAYGYTVGAQIHPSKSLTIGASYRSKIDQKLDGTVTVAGLLAPIPAANNFSTDGQAKITLPWIANLGLRWAVNDQWTLNASASRVGWGEFDAIRVTFPGGSSTSPQNYKDVTTYAAGVDYQASPRLTLRAGVQYDPTPTPDVGRTARVPDGDRMMYAAGATWAATDNIKLDAAINYISFDDSKINRTDTTATSSVVRLNGDVTGSAVVLSTGARFSF; via the coding sequence ATGTCTCTCTCGCGTACCAGCCTCGCCGCCGGCGTCGCTCTGCTGGCGCTCGCCGCCGCTTCCCAGGCCTCCGCTTCGGCCTTCTATCTGCAGGAACAATCGGTGCGCGGCACCGGCCGCGCCTATTCGGGCGAAGTCGCCGACAAGGGTGTCGGCAGCCTGTGGTGGAACCCTGCCTCGATCGCCGGCATCGAGCGCAGCGAGGCCGCTTTCGGCCTGAACCTGATCCAGGTCGATTCCAAGGTCACCAACAGCGGCTCGACGATCACCCGTCCGGTCCCGCCGACCGGCCTGACCACGCCCGTGGGCGGCGCCAACACCGCCTTCGACCCGATCAACGACGGCGTCGTTCCCAACGGCGGCGTGGCGTTCAAGGTCAATGACAAGCTGTCGCTGGGCCTGTCCGTCGCCGCGCCCTACAACTTCACCACCGAATACAACGCCGACAGCTGGACGCGTTACGACGCGCTCAAGTCGCACCTGCGCACGATCAATGTCGACGGCGTCATCGCCTATCGCGTCAACGACATGATCGACCTGGGCGTGGGCGTCACCGCCCTCTACGCCGACGCCGAGCTGACCAACGCCCTGCCGAACATCTCGCCGCTGCAGGCCGATGGTTCGCAGTCGCTGAAGGGCGACGGCTGGGCCTATGGCTACACCGTCGGCGCGCAGATCCACCCGTCCAAGAGCCTGACGATCGGCGCCAGCTACCGCAGCAAGATCGACCAGAAGCTGGATGGCACCGTGACGGTCGCCGGCCTGCTGGCCCCGATCCCGGCCGCCAACAACTTCTCGACCGACGGCCAGGCCAAGATCACCCTGCCCTGGATCGCCAACCTCGGCCTCCGCTGGGCGGTGAACGATCAGTGGACCCTGAACGCCTCCGCCAGCCGCGTGGGCTGGGGCGAGTTCGACGCCATCCGCGTCACCTTCCCGGGCGGTTCGTCGACCAGCCCCCAGAACTACAAGGACGTGACGACCTACGCCGCCGGCGTCGACTACCAGGCCTCGCCGCGCCTGACCCTGCGCGCCGGCGTCCAGTACGACCCGACCCCGACCCCGGACGTCGGCCGCACCGCCCGCGTGCCGGACGGCGACCGCATGATGTACGCCGCCGGCGCCACCTGGGCCGCGACGGACAACATCAAGCTGGACGCGGCGATCAACTACATCAGCTTCGACGACAGCAAGATCAACCGCACCGACACCACCGCGACCAGCTCGGTCGTTCGCCTGAATGGCGACGTGACCGGCTCGGCCGTCGTGCTGTCGACCGGCGCGCGTTTCAGCTTCTAG
- a CDS encoding ABC transporter permease — MSLALATLLYEWRRYMAAVVALAFSGLLILAQVGIFVGIGKGFTAQIDRARADIMVLGPGAKALFGGPSGLPRRMIPLVYSHPEVTQVAPLDGSGGRFQNILSPEQQAKEEARAKRAGKGKGGGSARKSEFVNVTVIDAIPGYVTVPTDYTQSMIEALRRPYAVAIDETALKRLGVKKGDKALYNGKTVYVAVVTKGYPNIIQPTLVMSRDTLRMLGEADTGQRVGPLMVEIQDPSRAEIVAAQLNKKADGKFRAWTRQELADANANAMLDDQIIGIILGFSAFLGLLIGVIITWQTLRGAIMANIKEFASLRALGVSMGDLRNIVMELSFWVGIVGVVAAGLLTWLVSLIAVAGGVPMYFPPTLIIVVAGFLVIIAMVSGFLSLGILKNSQPADLLR; from the coding sequence ATGTCGTTGGCTTTGGCCACTCTTCTCTACGAGTGGCGACGTTACATGGCGGCCGTGGTCGCCCTGGCCTTTTCGGGCCTGCTCATCCTGGCTCAGGTCGGCATCTTCGTCGGCATCGGCAAGGGCTTCACCGCGCAGATCGACCGCGCCCGCGCCGACATCATGGTGCTGGGCCCGGGCGCGAAAGCCCTGTTCGGCGGTCCCTCGGGCCTGCCGCGCCGGATGATCCCACTGGTCTACAGCCACCCCGAGGTCACCCAGGTCGCGCCGCTGGACGGTTCTGGCGGTCGCTTCCAGAACATCCTGTCGCCCGAGCAACAGGCCAAGGAAGAGGCCCGCGCCAAGCGCGCCGGTAAGGGCAAGGGCGGCGGCTCGGCCCGCAAGAGCGAGTTCGTCAACGTCACGGTGATCGACGCGATCCCCGGCTACGTGACCGTGCCGACCGACTACACCCAGTCGATGATCGAGGCCCTGCGCCGCCCCTACGCCGTGGCGATCGACGAGACGGCGCTGAAGCGCCTGGGCGTCAAGAAGGGCGACAAGGCCCTCTACAACGGCAAGACCGTCTATGTCGCCGTCGTCACCAAGGGCTATCCGAACATCATCCAGCCGACGCTGGTCATGTCGCGTGACACCCTGCGGATGCTGGGCGAGGCCGACACCGGCCAGCGCGTCGGCCCGCTGATGGTCGAGATCCAGGATCCCTCCCGCGCCGAGATCGTCGCGGCTCAGCTGAACAAGAAGGCCGACGGCAAGTTCCGCGCCTGGACCCGCCAGGAACTGGCCGACGCCAACGCCAACGCCATGCTGGACGACCAGATCATCGGCATCATCCTCGGCTTCTCGGCCTTCCTGGGCCTGCTGATCGGGGTGATCATCACCTGGCAGACCCTGCGCGGCGCGATCATGGCCAATATCAAGGAGTTCGCCTCGCTGCGCGCCCTGGGCGTGTCGATGGGCGACCTGCGCAACATCGTCATGGAGCTCAGCTTCTGGGTCGGCATCGTCGGCGTGGTCGCCGCGGGTCTGCTGACCTGGCTGGTCTCGCTGATCGCGGTGGCCGGCGGGGTGCCGATGTACTTCCCGCCGACCCTGATCATCGTGGTCGCCGGGTTCCTCGTGATCATCGCCATGGTGTCGGGCTTCCTGTCGCTGGGCATCCTCAAGAACAGCCAACCCGCGGATCTGCTGCGATGA
- a CDS encoding HWE histidine kinase domain-containing protein, giving the protein MTNALQVVPIRTRQARTGAAQNDLSDIELLHSISVALIGEQDRFELYGKIVDAAISITGSQFGTMQLLMPAGDTSGHGGELKLLCSRGLPPEAVGFWQWVGPAAHSSCTAAVKSGQRAIIPDFETWNEIAGTEDLLAFRRTGIRSAQTTPLLSRTGALLGMISTHWAYPHQPSERDLRLLDILARQAADILDRTLAEEALREREQALARTCETLRETEALQTMLTGELSHRVKNMLATVQAIASQTLRHSDDPKDFVESFSGRIQSMSRVHSQLSTSEWKGTQLRALVADQMNLGPVDEAQISASGPDVYLDATAMTKMAMILHELGTNSLKYGALSKPEGGVTIAWTLGRQTLDLRWTEWGGPKVKSPIRRGFGTRLIEASVRGAGGEAKMSVEAGGGRWDIAFPLPGDPSSDDRMIDTPAGQQASPRAGLAPALGGRDAKPLQAKRVLVIEDEPLVAMEIVSQLEDVGATVIGPAADAVAALEFVDRFRIDAALLDADLHGDAVDDIASALARARIPFAFVSGYGRDSLPVGFDEVELLPKLFATEQLLEAARRLIA; this is encoded by the coding sequence ATGACAAACGCGCTGCAGGTCGTTCCTATCCGCACTCGCCAGGCCCGGACCGGCGCCGCCCAGAACGACCTTTCCGATATCGAACTCCTCCACTCGATCAGCGTGGCCCTGATCGGCGAGCAGGATCGCTTCGAGCTCTACGGCAAGATCGTCGACGCGGCGATTTCGATCACCGGCTCGCAGTTCGGCACCATGCAACTGCTCATGCCCGCTGGCGACACCTCCGGCCATGGCGGTGAGCTGAAACTGCTGTGTTCGCGCGGCCTGCCGCCCGAAGCGGTGGGCTTCTGGCAGTGGGTCGGCCCCGCCGCGCACAGCAGTTGCACGGCCGCCGTCAAATCCGGCCAGCGCGCGATCATTCCGGACTTCGAGACCTGGAACGAGATCGCCGGCACCGAAGACCTGCTGGCCTTCCGCCGCACAGGTATCCGCTCGGCCCAGACGACGCCCCTGCTGTCGCGGACCGGCGCCCTTCTGGGCATGATCTCCACACACTGGGCCTATCCGCACCAGCCGTCCGAGCGCGACCTGCGCCTGCTGGACATCCTGGCACGCCAGGCCGCCGACATCCTGGACCGCACCCTCGCCGAGGAAGCCCTGCGCGAACGCGAGCAGGCCCTGGCCAGGACCTGCGAGACCTTGCGAGAAACCGAGGCCCTGCAGACCATGCTGACGGGCGAGCTCAGCCACCGCGTCAAGAACATGCTGGCGACGGTGCAGGCGATCGCCTCGCAGACCCTTCGGCATAGCGACGATCCGAAGGATTTCGTCGAGAGTTTCAGCGGCCGCATCCAGTCGATGTCCCGCGTCCATTCGCAGCTCAGCACCAGCGAGTGGAAAGGCACGCAGCTGCGGGCGCTGGTCGCGGACCAGATGAATCTGGGTCCGGTGGACGAAGCCCAGATTTCCGCCTCGGGACCCGACGTCTACCTGGATGCTACGGCCATGACGAAGATGGCGATGATCCTGCACGAGCTCGGGACGAACTCGCTCAAATATGGCGCGCTGTCGAAACCGGAGGGCGGCGTCACCATCGCCTGGACCTTGGGTCGGCAGACCCTGGACCTGCGCTGGACCGAATGGGGCGGACCCAAGGTCAAGTCGCCGATCCGGCGCGGCTTCGGCACGCGCTTGATCGAGGCCAGCGTGCGCGGCGCCGGCGGTGAGGCGAAGATGTCCGTCGAGGCGGGCGGCGGGCGCTGGGACATCGCTTTTCCGCTGCCGGGCGATCCGTCCAGCGACGATCGTATGATCGACACGCCAGCAGGCCAGCAAGCCTCGCCCCGGGCCGGTCTCGCCCCCGCGCTCGGCGGCCGCGACGCCAAGCCCCTGCAGGCCAAGCGGGTTCTGGTGATCGAAGACGAGCCGCTGGTGGCGATGGAGATCGTCAGCCAGCTGGAAGACGTCGGCGCGACGGTCATCGGCCCCGCCGCCGACGCCGTCGCCGCGCTCGAGTTCGTGGACCGGTTCAGGATCGATGCGGCCCTGCTGGACGCCGACCTGCACGGGGACGCCGTCGACGACATCGCCTCGGCGCTGGCCAGAGCCCGGATCCCGTTCGCCTTCGTCAGCGGCTATGGCCGCGACTCGCTGCCCGTCGGCTTCGACGAGGTGGAGTTGCTGCCCAAGCTGTTCGCGACCGAGCAGCTGCTCGAGGCAGCGAGACGACTGATCGCCTGA
- a CDS encoding EF-hand domain-containing protein codes for MASDIVSALDSDGDGSLSTDEIASAISNAASNASSAQAMDGPPPGPPPGGGAGGAGGSSGVCESLDTNQDGVVSAEELAAANGADSTDATTSAASDLIKAADQDGDGSLSGGEFYAMLDQSKDSSTTGSTSSLTSLLSGSTAAVDLMQKLLAQLDTALTSSSSTASSGTSVTA; via the coding sequence ATGGCCTCGGACATCGTGTCGGCCCTCGACAGCGACGGCGACGGCAGCCTGTCGACCGACGAGATCGCCAGCGCCATTTCCAACGCGGCGTCGAACGCGTCCTCAGCCCAGGCCATGGACGGTCCGCCGCCGGGCCCGCCACCCGGCGGCGGCGCGGGCGGGGCCGGCGGTTCCAGCGGCGTGTGCGAGAGCCTGGACACCAACCAGGACGGCGTCGTCTCGGCCGAGGAATTGGCCGCCGCCAACGGCGCTGACAGCACGGACGCCACGACCAGCGCCGCCTCCGACCTGATCAAGGCCGCCGACCAGGACGGCGATGGTTCGCTGAGCGGTGGCGAGTTCTACGCCATGCTCGACCAGAGCAAGGACTCCAGCACGACCGGCTCGACCTCGTCCCTGACCAGTCTGCTGTCGGGCTCCACGGCCGCGGTCGATCTGATGCAGAAGCTGCTGGCGCAGCTGGACACGGCGCTAACCTCGTCGTCCAGCACGGCGAGCAGCGGGACCAGCGTGACAGCCTAA
- a CDS encoding S46 family peptidase codes for MWTFDGIPVARIEAAYGVTLDRTWLDAVQASAVRLTNGCSAGLVSGEGLAVTNGHCVADCAQALSSSGDDYVQDGFLTEAREDERKCPGLQAEVLLTIIDVTDQVRLASEGKAGRDFVQARDGALAVAELAACGQDQTLRCQAIGFFRGGQYKVYKYRRYNDVRLVFMPEMASASFGGDPDNFNFPRYAFDIGFVRLYVDDAPAATPTFLPWRGKPPADGEPTFVVGNPGSTERQLTVAQLETQRDVVLPMLQLQRAELRGRLIQFGRDDADQARAASQALAWVQNSYKLSVGKQAALNDPAFLDAKRADDAALRAKVAADPKLADTTGAWDEIAKAQPAAADLFPALRMLETGAGGGSELYYYARLLVRAALERAKPEAERLPEYADARLPLIERKLADAPPIDPALERIYLEHWLLKTREALTVDAPRVRALLGRDSPERLAEALSGSALSDPEVRMALWKGGLAAVEASDDPLVRFVLRADPIARAARAAYEARVSGPVDIAAEKIAKARVAVLGDGAYPDATFSLRLSYGKVAGWKARGEAVRATTTFAGFYDRVTGVEPFAAAPRWLEAKGRLKSDTVFDFVSTNDIIGGNSGSPVLDAKGRLMGVAFDGNLPSLGGAYGYDGARNRTISVSAVAIVEALSKVYGRDALVKELTGR; via the coding sequence ATGTGGACCTTCGACGGGATTCCGGTCGCGAGAATCGAGGCCGCCTACGGGGTGACCCTGGACCGGACCTGGCTGGACGCCGTCCAGGCGTCGGCCGTGCGGCTGACCAACGGCTGCTCGGCGGGACTGGTCAGCGGCGAGGGGCTGGCCGTCACCAACGGGCACTGCGTCGCCGACTGCGCCCAGGCGCTGTCCAGCTCCGGAGACGACTACGTCCAGGACGGCTTCCTGACGGAGGCGCGCGAGGACGAGCGCAAGTGCCCGGGCCTGCAGGCCGAGGTGCTGCTGACCATCATCGACGTCACCGACCAGGTGCGCCTGGCGTCCGAGGGCAAGGCGGGGCGCGACTTCGTGCAGGCCCGCGACGGGGCCCTGGCGGTGGCCGAACTGGCGGCCTGCGGCCAGGACCAGACGCTGCGCTGCCAGGCGATCGGCTTCTTTCGGGGCGGGCAATACAAGGTCTACAAGTACCGTCGCTACAACGACGTGCGGTTGGTCTTCATGCCGGAGATGGCGTCGGCCTCGTTCGGCGGCGATCCCGACAACTTCAACTTCCCCCGCTACGCCTTCGACATCGGCTTCGTGCGGCTTTACGTCGATGACGCGCCGGCGGCGACGCCGACCTTCCTGCCCTGGCGCGGCAAGCCGCCGGCGGACGGCGAGCCGACCTTCGTCGTCGGCAATCCGGGCTCGACCGAGCGCCAGCTGACGGTCGCCCAGCTGGAGACCCAGCGCGACGTGGTCCTGCCGATGCTGCAGCTGCAGCGGGCCGAGCTGCGGGGGCGGCTGATCCAGTTCGGACGCGACGACGCCGACCAGGCCCGCGCCGCCAGCCAGGCCCTGGCTTGGGTCCAGAACAGCTACAAGCTCAGCGTTGGAAAGCAGGCGGCCTTGAACGATCCGGCCTTCCTGGACGCCAAGCGGGCCGACGATGCCGCGCTGCGGGCCAAGGTCGCCGCCGACCCGAAGCTGGCCGACACCACGGGCGCCTGGGACGAGATCGCCAAGGCCCAACCCGCGGCCGCCGACCTCTTTCCCGCCCTGCGCATGCTGGAGACCGGCGCGGGCGGTGGCTCGGAGCTCTACTACTATGCCCGCCTGTTGGTGCGGGCCGCGCTGGAACGGGCCAAGCCCGAGGCCGAACGCTTGCCGGAATATGCCGACGCCCGCCTGCCGCTGATCGAGCGCAAGCTGGCCGATGCGCCGCCGATCGATCCCGCGCTGGAGCGGATCTATCTGGAGCACTGGCTGCTCAAGACCCGCGAAGCCTTGACCGTCGATGCGCCGCGGGTCCGGGCCCTGCTGGGCCGCGACAGTCCCGAACGGCTCGCCGAGGCGCTGTCCGGCAGCGCGCTGTCCGATCCCGAGGTCCGGATGGCGCTCTGGAAGGGCGGGCTGGCGGCGGTCGAGGCCTCGGACGACCCGCTGGTGCGCTTCGTTCTGCGCGCCGATCCGATCGCCCGCGCCGCCCGGGCGGCCTATGAGGCGCGGGTTTCTGGACCGGTCGATATCGCCGCCGAGAAGATCGCCAAGGCTCGCGTCGCCGTGCTGGGCGACGGCGCCTATCCGGACGCGACGTTCTCGCTGCGGCTGTCCTACGGCAAGGTCGCCGGCTGGAAGGCGCGGGGGGAAGCGGTCCGGGCCACGACGACCTTCGCCGGCTTCTACGACCGGGTGACCGGTGTCGAGCCGTTCGCCGCCGCGCCGCGCTGGCTTGAGGCCAAGGGGCGGCTGAAGTCCGACACCGTGTTCGACTTCGTCAGCACCAACGACATCATCGGCGGCAATTCCGGCTCGCCGGTGCTGGACGCCAAGGGGCGGCTGATGGGGGTGGCGTTCGACGGCAACCTGCCGTCGCTAGGCGGCGCCTACGGCTATGACGGGGCGCGGAACCGGACCATCTCGGTCTCGGCCGTCGCGATCGTCGAGGCCCTTTCCAAGGTCTACGGGCGCGACGCCCTGGTGAAGGAGCTGACCGGCCGCTGA